One Candidatus Cloacimonadota bacterium genomic window, CATTTTCATCTCCTTCTCCTTAGTTTAGTTTTAGCCCGTTCGTCCAGGCCCGGTACAGGTCCTCCGTATCCAGGCTGAGATGTTGGTTGACCGTGAATTCGCGGCCGGAAGCCACTTCCCCCAGCGGCAGCAGGGGCGTGGCGTGTTTACGACAGAGTGCTTCGACCGCCTGCAGTTTGGCAGGGGCGAAGCTGATGACGGCCCGGCCGTGGCTTTCGCCGAAATATTCGGCCTCGGCGGGATGGGATAGTTTGAATTGGATCCGCGCTCCCAAGAGTTTTTCGGGCTGGAAGCAGCTTTCCGCCAGGCAAACCAGCAGGCCGCCTTCGGAAACATCGTGGGCGGAAGCGAGGTTTTTGCCGGCAATGAGTTCCAGCAGCAGCTCGATGATCCTCTTTTCGGCCACCAGATCCACCCGGGGAGCGGGTCCGGCCACCTGGCCAAACAGGGTTTTCAGATATTGGGAGCCACCGCACGAAGAACAGGGCTGGCCCAGCAGGGCGATCAGGTCGCCGGGGCGCTTGAACCACTGGGTGGTGGCGTGGCCGATGTCATCCAGCAGGCCCAGCATGCCGATCACGGGAGTGGGATAGACGGCGCCGGCGGGATTTTGGTTGTAGAAAGAGACGTTGCCTCCGGTTACGGGGGTTTCCAGGGCCCGGCAGGCCTCCCCCATGCCCCGGATGGCTTCAGAGAAGGACCAGTAGACTTCGGGGTTGTAGGGATTGCCAAAATTGAGGCAATTGGTCACGGCAATCGGGCGGCCACCGCTGCAGGCAACGTTCCTGGCGGCTTCAGCCACAGCGCCTTTGGCCCCTTCGAAAGGATCCAGCCAGCAATGGCGGGCGTTGCAGTCCGTGGCCAGCGCGATGGCTTTGCGCGTGCCTTTGATGGCGATCACCGCGGCGTCGCTGCCCGGCTCCACCCGGGTGCCGATCTGCACCATGTGGTCGTATTGGGAATAAATCTCGCGTTTGGAGGCTATGCTTGGCTCTTTGAGAAGGTTCAGCAAGACATTGCCCGGGTCCGCAGGTTGAGGATAGCTGCCTGGATCTGGGTCCGGTGGACGTATGGGGGCTTTTTGCTCGCGTTCGTAAACTGGCGCGCTGCATCCCAAAACAAGGGTTTCGGCGGGTATTTCGGCCAGGACCTCGCCCCTGAGGCGCACCCGCAAAAGTTTATCCGCGGTAACCAGGCCGATCACGCTGGCGTCGAGATCCCATTTGTGAAAGATGTCCAGCACCGCTTCGAGATCAGCGGGCTCCACGATCAGCAGCATCCGTTCCTGGGATTCCGAGAGCATGATCTCGTAGGGAGTGATGCCGCTTTCGCGGATCGGTACGTGCTCGAGGTCAAGCTCGATGCCCACTCCGCCTTTGCCGGCCATTTCGGAGCTGGAGCAGGTGAGCCCGGCGGCGCCCATATCCTGGATCCCAACCACCAAACCGGCCTGGATCACCTCCAGGGTGGCTTCCAGCAGGAGTTTTTCGTAAAAGGGATCGCCCACCTGAACAGCGGTGCGCATTTCGGCGGATTCCTCGCTGAGGTCCACGGAGGCGAAAGTGGCGCCGTGAATGCCGTCGCGTCCGGTTTTGGCGCCCACATAGACCACCAGGTTGCCGATCCCGGAGGCGGCGGAACGGGCCAGATCCTCGTGACGCAGCAGGCCCACAGCCATGGCGTTCACCAGCGGGTTGCCTTCGTAGGCTTCATCAAAAAACACTTCCCCGCCCACAGTGGGAACGCCGAAACAGTTGCCGTAATCGGCGATGCCGCGCACCACTTCGCGGATCAGATGTCGGGTGCGGGGAGATCGGGGGTCGCCAAAGCGCAGGGAATTCAGCGCCGCGATCGGCCTGGCGCCCATGGTGAAAATGTCGCGCAGAATGCCGCCCACGCCAGTGGCCGCGCCGTGATAGGGTTCCAGGGCGGAGGGATGGTTGTGGCTTTCGATCTTGAAGCAAACTGCCAGACCATCGCCGATGTCCACCACCCCAGCGTTTTCCTCCCCGGCTTTGGCCAGCAGGAACTTTCCTTCCCGGGGCAGGGTTTTGATGAGTTTGATGGAATTCTTGTAGCTGGCGTGTTCGCTCCACATCACACTGAAAATGCCCAGTTCCACGTAGCTGGGAGCGCGGCCCAGGATGGTTCGGATCCTGGCGTATTCATCTGCTGAAAGGCCGTGTTGGGCGATCAGTTCGCTGGTTATCTGAACTTCCATGTCATCCCGCCGGGTTGGCTTGGGTGCGCAGTTTGGGGATCAGGCGTCTGATCCGGTCGTCGATGATCTCAAAGGTTTTGCGGTAAGTGTCGATCCCGGAACCGTAGGGATCGCCGATGTCACCCGGTTCGCCCAGATATTCGTTCAGGGTGAGGATCTTGGCGCTGCTGTTGGGGGCGTTGCCGCGCAGGAAATCCCGCTGGCGTTCCTCCATGGTGAGCACCAGGCGGCTGCCGCTGATCATGTCTGGCGTGAACTGCTTGGAGTAATGCTCCTGGGCTTCCAGGATGCCCTTTTCCAACAGCAGTTGCAGCGATCCCGCCGAAATGGGCTCGCCGCCGGGAAAGAGGCCGCAGGAATCGCCGATGTAGTTGAGGCCGGCTTCCCGGACGTAGTGGTTGAAAAGCTTTTCCGCGATGGGGCTGCGGCAGATGTTGGCCGTGCAAACGAAGAGGATGGTGGGCACGGCGAAGGACTTCTTGATCCCGTAAAAAGGTATGGAACCCTCCCGCAGGCACCTGAGCTCATCCAAGCCGCTCTGGTTCAGGCTTTCCCGGCTGGTGACGTATTCCACTATGGTGGAGGGCTGGGCGTCGTATTCAACACTCACCCCAGAGGGCACAAAGCCGTAGTCGAACCAATTCGCGTACATCCCGGTTAGGCGCTTGAGATCGTTCTCCGGAGGCAGGCTGGCGATGTTCACGCTGGTGCTGATGATAGGCTCATCCAGGAGCTCGATCACCAAACGCAGCAAGGCGTCATCCGGCACCCGGAAGGCCACTTTGCCGTCCACGGCCAGATGTTTGAACCTGTCGTCATCACATTTGAACACCACGGTGAGGTTTCCGGGCCAATACTGTTCCAGCAGGGGCAGGATCCTCTCGGGGACAGCCACCCCCTCATCCGCGAACCATTCCAGGTGCGGGATCAGGACGATTAGCCCCTTCAGGTCCGAGCGTCCCTTCAGCTTCAGGATCCTGTCGATCGCCTCGAGAGACGATACCGTGCAGCCTATGCCATACATCCCACCCGTGAAATGAAGGATGGTCTTGTTCTTAAGATCACCGCCGCGGATCAGCTTTTCCAGTTTCCGCAGGGAAGGTTGTTTCAACAGGACCAAGTACCGCCTCCTCTTTCCTATTCCAGATATGACAGCGGATTAACCGCCTTGCCGTCTTTGCGCACTTCAAAGTGCAGCGAGGGTTCGCTGGCCGAGCCGGTCATGCCGGATTTGGCGACGGCCTGGCCTTTCTTCACGTTGGTGCCGGTGGATACCAGCAAATCGTTGTTGTAGGCATAAACAGTGTAAAATCCGTTCTTGTGGTCGATGATCAACAGCTTGCCCTGTCCGCCGTAGGCACCGGAATATATGACCACACCAGCATCTGCCGCCGCGACGGTGGTGTATTCGGGCGTGGCGATGTCGATCCCGTTGCTCACCACCGAGGTGCCGTAAGCCCGGGTTTCCTGGCCATAGCTGCGGATGATGCGCCCTTTCAGCGGCCAGGCGATGGTGCGGGCGCTGAATTTGTACGATGCGGGTTCCTGGTCCTTGGGCTTGGGTTTGGAGGCCAGGCTGGCGATCAGCCCTTCAAGCCTGGAGGCGTCCTTTTTCAATTTGGCGATCTGATTTTGCAGATTCTTTTGTTCCTTGCTGAGCCTGGATTGCTGGGCTTCCAGATTCTTGACGTTGGCGGCCAGGGTCTGGCTGGAGGAGGATTTGTTCTGAAACTCGCTGTTGGCTAGGCTGTATTCCTGACCTTTCCGATTCTGCTCGTAAGTAAGTTCACTTTGCATATCACCCAGGGTGAGCAACGTGTTTCGGGTTTGGGATGCCAAGATGGCCAGGCAGTGCTCGTCCTTGTGGACCATTTTCAGGCTTTTGTTGCGGCGGGCAACCCGTACCATTTTGTCCAGCTGGGATATCTGGGCCGCCCGAAGGTCGCGGATCTGTTCTTCAACCGTGCGAAGTTCGGTTCTCACAGAGTTCAGGGCCTGCAGTTTCTCGCGGGCCACCTCTCTGGTCCTGCTCAACTCCGCGTCTGTCTTTTGCTTGGCCCGGCGGCTGTTACTGATCTCTGTCTCGTTCTTCTTCTTGGTGCGCTCGTTCTGTTCGATCTTTTTCTGGGCAGCCTGCAGGTCCCTCTGGATCTTGTCCAGTTTCTTCTGGTTGTCCTTGATGTCGTCTCCGCAAAGGGTGGAGAACGCCATCAGCAGGCATATGATACCAATTATTCCATGTTTCATAAATTACACCTGAATTCGCTTTAACGACCATGCTGAAAACCCCCGCCCAGCTGTCAATGCAAATTTTCTTCCATAGGCAGGCATTCTTTTAGAAGATCAGGTTTTCCACCCCGAACAAAAAGCCGCCGGGGAGGCGGCTTTCTGTTTCCTATTGCGTTAAGGCTTCTATCTTTTGGTGAGTTTCTTGATGGATTGCTTTTCCTGATGCGTGCTCTTGATGGCATCCAGAACAAGGTTGCTGGCCACGAAGATCGAGGAATAGGTGCCGAAGATGATGCCCAGGCTCATGGCGAAGGCAAAGTCGTGGATCACCGGGCCGCCGAAGATGTAGAGGGCGAGAGCGGTGAGCAAGGTGGTACCGGAGGTGATCACGGTGCGGCTGAGGGTTTCGTTTATCGAGCGGTTGAAGATCACGGGCACGGGGTCCTTGCGGTAGATCTTGAGGTCTTCACGGATGCGGTCGAAGATCACGATCGTATCGTTGATCGAGTAACCCACGATGGTCAGCAGCGCTGCCACGATCGACATCGTGAACTCCTTGCCGGTCCAGGAGAAGATGCCCACGATGATGATCACGTCGTGGAACAGGGCCAGGATAGCCATCAGGCCGAAAGTGAACTCGAAGCGTATCCAGATGTAGATGATCATGAGCAGCAGGGCAACCACGACGGCCAGAATGGCCTTGCTGCCCATTTCAGCGCCGGCCTTGGCGCCCACGGTGTTGAATTCCTGGAACACGTCTTTTTGCATGTCCCGGCCTTCCGTGTAAGCGCTTAGCTGGGTGGATAGCAGGTCGGTGAGTTCGTCCTTGATCTTGTTGGCGTCTTTGCCGCCCACTTTGATCTGGAAAGTGGCGTCGTCGCGTTCACCGATGTATTGGATCTCAGCTTGCTTGAAGCCGCCATCGCTGATCACTTTGCGCAGCTGGTCGATGTCCAGGGCATTCACGCCGGCTTTCTTGGGCTGCATGTTCACGATCACGGAAACGCCGCCCTTGAAATCCGTGCTGAGGTTGAAGCCCTTCACAATGATGCCCGCGATGGCGGCAAGCACCAAGAGGGCGGAGATCACGTAGAAAACCTTGCGGTTCTGCACGAAAGGTATGTTGGTATTTTTAAACAGTCTCATCTTTCTCTCCTCAGATACTCAGGGTTTTCCGGTTTCCGGCCAGCATCGTCTTATCCATGATGAAGCGCGTGAACACGATGGCGCTGAAGATGGAACCCACGATACCAATGGTGAGGGTGAGGGCGAAACCACGGATGGGGCCGGTGCCGAATTGATAGAGCACAAAGGCCGCGATGAGGGTGGTGAGATTGGCGTCCCAGATGGTCACGGTGGCGCGTTTGAACCCGGCATCAGCCGCGGAACGCGGGGTTTTGCCGGCATCCAGTTCCTCACGGATGCGTTCAAAGATCAGAACGTTGGCGTCCACCGCCATGCCTATGGTGAGGATGATACCAGCTATACCCGGCAGGGTGAGGGTTCCACCGAAAGCGGTGAGCATGGCCAGAATGAAGCCCACGTTGAAGATCAGCACAAAATCCGCGACCAAGCCACACAGCTTGTAATAGATCAGCATGAAGATGGCCACGGCAATGATGCCGATCAACCCAGCCAGAAGGCCGCTCCTAACGCTGTCGGAACCCAAGGTGGCGGATACTTTTTTGGAATACTGCGGTTCGATGGGCGCGCTGAGGCTCTTGTTGTTCAGAAGGATCGCCAGGGATCGAGCTTCCTCAGTGCTGAATATGCCGGTGATGGTTGCCTTCCCGTCCGGGATCCGGTCCTGGATCACGGGTGCCGAATAAACGGCGTTGTCAACCACGATGGCCAGCCTTTCCTGAATGTTGTCGCCTGTGACGTTGGCAAATTGCCGGGCGCCCTTGCGGGTGAAAGTAAGTGAGATATAGGGTTTGCCGGCCATTTGGGGATTGGGGCTGTCGGTGGAGCCGATCTCCATGCTGGCGCCGTCCACGTCCGTACCCTTCACCTCGGCGTTGGATTTCAGAACATAGACCACAGTGGGTTCCTTGGCCAGGCGTTTCTGCTCGTCCACGCTTTCCAAAACCAGGTCATAGCCTTTGGGCTTCAAGCCGGCATAAACGCTGTCGGCCAGGATGGCGCGCACGATTTCCAGATCGTCATGGCGTACCACGTACTCATTTTCGGCAGTGGTGATTAGGGATTTGAAAATCCCCGCCTGGGCAGGTTCCCCTGTTTCAGTGGTGTCGGTGGCGGCGGAAGCCTCAGTGTCCAGTTTCCTGTCTTCGGCGTCAAGTTTGGCCAAAACGGGGAAACGGGACAGGTTGGCCTGCATGATGCCGTCCAACTGATTGAGGAATCTTTCCGCGTCCTCAGGCTTGGCCACCAGCTTGAATTCCAGCACGGCGGATTTGGTGACCAGTTTCTCGGCTTCCACCTGGTCATCTTCACCGGGAAGCTGAACCAGGATCTGGTTTTCGCCGGTTTTCTGGATGGTGGGCTCGGCCACGCCAAACTGGTCTATGCGGTTGCGGATGAT contains:
- the purL gene encoding phosphoribosylformylglycinamidine synthase subunit PurL gives rise to the protein MEVQITSELIAQHGLSADEYARIRTILGRAPSYVELGIFSVMWSEHASYKNSIKLIKTLPREGKFLLAKAGEENAGVVDIGDGLAVCFKIESHNHPSALEPYHGAATGVGGILRDIFTMGARPIAALNSLRFGDPRSPRTRHLIREVVRGIADYGNCFGVPTVGGEVFFDEAYEGNPLVNAMAVGLLRHEDLARSAASGIGNLVVYVGAKTGRDGIHGATFASVDLSEESAEMRTAVQVGDPFYEKLLLEATLEVIQAGLVVGIQDMGAAGLTCSSSEMAGKGGVGIELDLEHVPIRESGITPYEIMLSESQERMLLIVEPADLEAVLDIFHKWDLDASVIGLVTADKLLRVRLRGEVLAEIPAETLVLGCSAPVYEREQKAPIRPPDPDPGSYPQPADPGNVLLNLLKEPSIASKREIYSQYDHMVQIGTRVEPGSDAAVIAIKGTRKAIALATDCNARHCWLDPFEGAKGAVAEAARNVACSGGRPIAVTNCLNFGNPYNPEVYWSFSEAIRGMGEACRALETPVTGGNVSFYNQNPAGAVYPTPVIGMLGLLDDIGHATTQWFKRPGDLIALLGQPCSSCGGSQYLKTLFGQVAGPAPRVDLVAEKRIIELLLELIAGKNLASAHDVSEGGLLVCLAESCFQPEKLLGARIQFKLSHPAEAEYFGESHGRAVISFAPAKLQAVEALCRKHATPLLPLGEVASGREFTVNQHLSLDTEDLYRAWTNGLKLN
- a CDS encoding Sua5/YciO/YrdC/YwlC family protein, with product MVLLKQPSLRKLEKLIRGGDLKNKTILHFTGGMYGIGCTVSSLEAIDRILKLKGRSDLKGLIVLIPHLEWFADEGVAVPERILPLLEQYWPGNLTVVFKCDDDRFKHLAVDGKVAFRVPDDALLRLVIELLDEPIISTSVNIASLPPENDLKRLTGMYANWFDYGFVPSGVSVEYDAQPSTIVEYVTSRESLNQSGLDELRCLREGSIPFYGIKKSFAVPTILFVCTANICRSPIAEKLFNHYVREAGLNYIGDSCGLFPGGEPISAGSLQLLLEKGILEAQEHYSKQFTPDMISGSRLVLTMEERQRDFLRGNAPNSSAKILTLNEYLGEPGDIGDPYGSGIDTYRKTFEIIDDRIRRLIPKLRTQANPAG
- a CDS encoding peptidoglycan DD-metalloendopeptidase family protein is translated as MKHGIIGIICLLMAFSTLCGDDIKDNQKKLDKIQRDLQAAQKKIEQNERTKKKNETEISNSRRAKQKTDAELSRTREVAREKLQALNSVRTELRTVEEQIRDLRAAQISQLDKMVRVARRNKSLKMVHKDEHCLAILASQTRNTLLTLGDMQSELTYEQNRKGQEYSLANSEFQNKSSSSQTLAANVKNLEAQQSRLSKEQKNLQNQIAKLKKDASRLEGLIASLASKPKPKDQEPASYKFSARTIAWPLKGRIIRSYGQETRAYGTSVVSNGIDIATPEYTTVAAADAGVVIYSGAYGGQGKLLIIDHKNGFYTVYAYNNDLLVSTGTNVKKGQAVAKSGMTGSASEPSLHFEVRKDGKAVNPLSYLE
- the secF gene encoding protein translocase subunit SecF, with the translated sequence MRLFKNTNIPFVQNRKVFYVISALLVLAAIAGIIVKGFNLSTDFKGGVSVIVNMQPKKAGVNALDIDQLRKVISDGGFKQAEIQYIGERDDATFQIKVGGKDANKIKDELTDLLSTQLSAYTEGRDMQKDVFQEFNTVGAKAGAEMGSKAILAVVVALLLMIIYIWIRFEFTFGLMAILALFHDVIIIVGIFSWTGKEFTMSIVAALLTIVGYSINDTIVIFDRIREDLKIYRKDPVPVIFNRSINETLSRTVITSGTTLLTALALYIFGGPVIHDFAFAMSLGIIFGTYSSIFVASNLVLDAIKSTHQEKQSIKKLTKR
- the secD gene encoding protein translocase subunit SecD — translated: MKKYSWLTPVSILIFVLVTLVFLSPLVVPEGISWPIKQRLNLGLDLKGGTQIVLGVNTDELPEDEKADAVKNNIEIIRNRIDQFGVAEPTIQKTGENQILVQLPGEDDQVEAEKLVTKSAVLEFKLVAKPEDAERFLNQLDGIMQANLSRFPVLAKLDAEDRKLDTEASAATDTTETGEPAQAGIFKSLITTAENEYVVRHDDLEIVRAILADSVYAGLKPKGYDLVLESVDEQKRLAKEPTVVYVLKSNAEVKGTDVDGASMEIGSTDSPNPQMAGKPYISLTFTRKGARQFANVTGDNIQERLAIVVDNAVYSAPVIQDRIPDGKATITGIFSTEEARSLAILLNNKSLSAPIEPQYSKKVSATLGSDSVRSGLLAGLIGIIAVAIFMLIYYKLCGLVADFVLIFNVGFILAMLTAFGGTLTLPGIAGIILTIGMAVDANVLIFERIREELDAGKTPRSAADAGFKRATVTIWDANLTTLIAAFVLYQFGTGPIRGFALTLTIGIVGSIFSAIVFTRFIMDKTMLAGNRKTLSI